In Amblyraja radiata isolate CabotCenter1 chromosome 10, sAmbRad1.1.pri, whole genome shotgun sequence, one DNA window encodes the following:
- the LOC116977576 gene encoding KN motif and ankyrin repeat domain-containing protein 2-like isoform X2, translated as MSEVLQSPDHSANIKLPEMCATADNKTQSPYSVETPYGFRLDLDFLKYVDDIEKGNTIRKVHIHKKARQPKYSTLPRNFSVPDTRLSTSESRSCRKYGDNWMTTPSQVPMNRYKGASSQELLRSSPCSYDPASSQPNMYECRSKKTPPDARSNLEENGLSPQSCLKPPFLRASSMPVDFKELSLEEQHQILSISQQKLKLSENSGFGTPGKAVMQDGSTPNDDAPELNVTSTQVHQLQRQIRIAQDASKDTEEQVKTISELKQQVLVLQEEKKQLHIQLKNQQNALPTSNSVLEGKLDANGDNTNDVTTRIQCSSSDTPLGAETVGGLKLFPSKSETSEFSESDEKFQSELASNVTVSGDTNFDFSTHKEIFQIPRAIEDTEHRVSEVGTQVNIEDLGLLPVAHPNAVKLSNKEPNIIPENQLKGGTQEPNVEQEGMVPKDNGIFPSSNKLEEDSSRHFEKKHLQDQTKAHDTRNQPIIIHLGATEQERELLELTESKPMCKHEIKPDLRPVTQSVNCGDCGADVRDTIVIETQSLGVNTDRITVRDTAALATVVTSDKATDATVRMCSKAVETEHGSFLHCTCHVVSKLTKVNREHTVACDSNAESDSNRVRNMKTCSADGGSAVKNNGEEYPVVGSPHRVCEKDVDTLLSYHAFPQPESQTISTKPELAQSIQKVEELLCKQQSFLEQNYPELAQNFKKLCSSIGTLSVQLINSLQPSTSSPPTFHPSEQNSDKKECQPETETVHYVETSPSSSEPLDYRTHRQLQMCISDAATFQSTSLKSIMKKSSGNNKSDGSPAKKNLQFIGVNGGYETTSSENSNSEGSSESESEKEGVNARDQGQHADNKAALCPESERAGPEEIQPTASDAAATSMQDCTKSLEWNPSLILACQNLKGHLSELEATNDKGMAGQTALMLAVSHERTDMVTALLSSGANVNIQDTDGSTALMCASENGHVEIVKLLLAQPGCNSALTDKDDSTALDIAMQAGHKDIAELLRIHMNSDISHTP; from the exons ATGTCGGAAGTTCTTCAGTCACCAGATCATTCAG ccaacaTTAAGTTGCCTGAGATGTGTGCCACTGCAGACAATAAGACGCAATCCCCATATTCAGTGGAAACTCCGTATGGATTCCGCCTGGATCTGGATTTTCTGAAGTACGTCGATGACATAGAGAAAGGAAATACCATCAGGAAGGTTCACATACATAAGAAAGCAAGGCAACCAAAATACAGCACATTGCCAAGGAATTTCAGTGTCCCAGACACCCGGTTGTCCACGTCTGAGTCTCGGTCCTGTAGGAAGTATGGGGACAACTGGATGACAACTCCTTCACAGGTACCCATGAACAGATATAAAGGGGCCAGTAGCCAGGAACTATTGAGAAGTTCTCCATGTAGCTATGATCCAGCTTCGTCACAACCCAACATGTATGAATGCAGATCGAAAAAAACTCCACCTGATGCCAGGAGTAATTTGGAGGAGAATGGGCTATCTCCACAAAGCTGTCTGAAACCTCCCTTTCTTCGGGCTTCCAGCATGCCAGTTGATTTCAAGGAGTTGAGTTTAGAAGAGCAACATCAAATCTTGTCTATATCCCAGCAGAAATTAAAATTATCGGAAAATTCTGGCTTCGGTACACCAGGCAAAGCAGTAATGCAGGACGGCTCCACCCCCAATGATGATGCACCAGAGTTGAATGTGACATCGACCCAGGTTCATCAATTACAGAGACAAATCAGGATTGCTCAAGATGCAAGCAAAGACACGGAAGAGCAAGTAAAAACTATTTCTGAACTTAAACAACAAGTTCTTGTGTTACAGGAAGAAAAAAAACAACTCCATATTCAGTTGAAAAATCAGCAGAATGCGTTGCCAACTTCAAATTCTGTTCTAGAGGGGAAACTTGATGCCAATGGGGATAACACCAACGATGTCACTACAAGAATTCAATGTAGTTCTTCAGACACCCCACTTGGGGCTGAAACAGTAGGAGGACTAAAATTATTTCCAAGCAAAAGTGAAACCTCTGAATTCTCTGAGTCAGACGAAAAATTTCAAAGTGAGTTGGCTTCAAATGTTACTGTAAGTGGTGACACAAACTTTGATTTCAGTACCCATAAAGAAATATTTCAGATCCCTCGTGCTATAGAAGACACTGAACACAGAGTGAGTGAGGTCGGTACTCAAGTTAACATAGAAGACTTAGGTTTGTTACCTGTAGCGCACCCCAATGCAGTCAAACTTTCTAATAAAGAACCAAATATTATACCAGAGAATCAACTTAAAGGGGGAACTCAGGAACCCAATGTAGAACAAGAAGGTATGGTCCCTAAAGATAATGGGATTTTTCCCTCCTCAAATAAACTGGAAGAAGACTCATCTAGGCATTTTGAAAAGAAACACCTTCAAGACCAAACAAAGGCACACGATACAAGAAATCAGCCAATAATTATTCATCTGGGAGCCACTGAACAAGAACGTGAGCTCCTAGAACTAACTGAGTCAAAACCAATGTGCAAACATGAAATCAAGCCAGATCTCCGACCTGTCACCCAGTCGGTGAATTGCGGGGATTGTGGTGCAGACGTGAGGGACACAATTGTAATAGAGACGCAGAGTTTAGGGGTCAATACAGATCGCATCACTGTCCGTGATACAGCAGCTTTGGCAACTGTTGTCACGAGCGACAAAGCAACAGATGCTACAGTCAGGATGTGCAGCAAGGCTGTCGAGACTGAGCACGGATCGTTCTTGCACTGCACGTGTCACGTAGTCAGTAAACTTACCAAGGTGAACAGAGAACACACTGTGGCGTGTGATAGCAATGCAGAGAGCGATTCTAACAGAGTGAGAAACATGAAGACCTGTTCTGCTGATGGGGGCAGTGCCGTGAAAAACAATGGGGAAGAATATCCAGTTGTTGGAAGCCCACATCGTGTATGTGAAAAAGATGTCGATACCCTGCTTTCCTACCATGCCTTTCCCCAGCCTGAATCCCAGACAATTTCAACAAAGCCTGAATTAGCCCAAAGCATTCAAAAGGTTGAGGAACTTTTGTGCAAGCAGCAATCGTTTTTGGAGCAAAACTATCCTGAGTTGGCCCAGAATTTTAAAAAGCTTTGTTCGAGTATCGGGACCCTCAGTGTTCAACTGATAAATTCTCTTCAGCCATCAACCTCATCACCTCCGACATTTCACCCATCAGAACAGAACTCTGATAAAAAGGAATGCCAACCAG AAACTGAAACTGTGCATTATGTGGAGACGTCACCATCATCCTCTGAACCTCTGGACTACAGGACCCACCGCCAGCTGCAAATGTGCATCAGTGATGCAG CTACGTTTCAATCCACATCTCTTAAATCTATTATGAAAAAAAGCAGTGGAAATAACAAATCAGATGGTTCACCAGCCAAAAAAAATCTTCAGTTCATTGGTGTGAATGGCGG ttaCGAAACCACATCAAGTGAAAATTCCAACTCGGAAGGAAGCTCAGAGAGCGAATCGGAGAAGGAAGGTGTCAACGCAAGAGACCAAGGGCAACATGCTGACAACAAAGCAGCACTATGTCCAGAATCAGAGCGAGCAGGACCTGAAGAGATCCAGCCAACAGCAAGCGATGCTGCAGCCACAAGTATGCAAGACTGCACAAAAAG CCTTGAATGGAACCCTAGTCTCATTTTGGCTTGTCAAAACCTGAAGGGTCATCTCAGTGAGCTGGAAGCCACAAATGACAAAGGCATG GCAGGGCAGACTGCATTAATGCTGGCAGTCAGTCACGAAAGGACAGATATGGTCACAGCTCTCCTCTCCAGCGGGGCCAACGTGAACATTCAAGATACTGATGGATCAACAGCCCTGATGTGTGCAAGTGAGAATGGTCATGTGGAGATAGTTAAACTCCTTTTGGCTCAGCCTGGATGTAACTCTGCACTAACCGATAAA
- the LOC116977576 gene encoding KN motif and ankyrin repeat domain-containing protein 4-like isoform X1: protein MSEVLQSPDHSANIKLPEMCATADNKTQSPYSVETPYGFRLDLDFLKYVDDIEKGNTIRKVHIHKKARQPKYSTLPRNFSVPDTRLSTSESRSCRKYGDNWMTTPSQVPMNRYKGASSQELLRSSPCSYDPASSQPNMYECRSKKTPPDARSNLEENGLSPQSCLKPPFLRASSMPVDFKELSLEEQHQILSISQQKLKLSENSGFGTPGKAVMQDGSTPNDDAPELNVTSTQVHQLQRQIRIAQDASKDTEEQVKTISELKQQVLVLQEEKKQLHIQLKNQQNALPTSNSVLEGKLDANGDNTNDVTTRIQCSSSDTPLGAETVGGLKLFPSKSETSEFSESDEKFQSELASNVTVSGDTNFDFSTHKEIFQIPRAIEDTEHRVSEVGTQVNIEDLGLLPVAHPNAVKLSNKEPNIIPENQLKGGTQEPNVEQEGMVPKDNGIFPSSNKLEEDSSRHFEKKHLQDQTKAHDTRNQPIIIHLGATEQERELLELTESKPMCKHEIKPDLRPVTQSVNCGDCGADVRDTIVIETQSLGVNTDRITVRDTAALATVVTSDKATDATVRMCSKAVETEHGSFLHCTCHVVSKLTKVNREHTVACDSNAESDSNRVRNMKTCSADGGSAVKNNGEEYPVVGSPHRVCEKDVDTLLSYHAFPQPESQTISTKPELAQSIQKVEELLCKQQSFLEQNYPELAQNFKKLCSSIGTLSVQLINSLQPSTSSPPTFHPSEQNSDKKECQPETETVHYVETSPSSSEPLDYRTHRQLQMCISDAATFQSTSLKSIMKKSSGNNKSDGSPAKKNLQFIGVNGGYETTSSENSNSEGSSESESEKEGVNARDQGQHADNKAALCPESERAGPEEIQPTASDAAATSMQDCTKSLEWNPSLILACQNLKGHLSELEATNDKGMRHNLTTVQWEWFRISSQKSAASDRVQAFLEKLHEVSPELLHFIVNLADDNQNTALHYSISHSNFHIVRLLLDTGVCNVDHQNKAGYTASMLASLASAEAHEEVAVVKQLLHLGNVNIQASQAGQTALMLAVSHERTDMVTALLSSGANVNIQDTDGSTALMCASENGHVEIVKLLLAQPGCNSALTDKDDSTALDIAMQAGHKDIAELLRIHMNSDISHTP from the exons ATGTCGGAAGTTCTTCAGTCACCAGATCATTCAG ccaacaTTAAGTTGCCTGAGATGTGTGCCACTGCAGACAATAAGACGCAATCCCCATATTCAGTGGAAACTCCGTATGGATTCCGCCTGGATCTGGATTTTCTGAAGTACGTCGATGACATAGAGAAAGGAAATACCATCAGGAAGGTTCACATACATAAGAAAGCAAGGCAACCAAAATACAGCACATTGCCAAGGAATTTCAGTGTCCCAGACACCCGGTTGTCCACGTCTGAGTCTCGGTCCTGTAGGAAGTATGGGGACAACTGGATGACAACTCCTTCACAGGTACCCATGAACAGATATAAAGGGGCCAGTAGCCAGGAACTATTGAGAAGTTCTCCATGTAGCTATGATCCAGCTTCGTCACAACCCAACATGTATGAATGCAGATCGAAAAAAACTCCACCTGATGCCAGGAGTAATTTGGAGGAGAATGGGCTATCTCCACAAAGCTGTCTGAAACCTCCCTTTCTTCGGGCTTCCAGCATGCCAGTTGATTTCAAGGAGTTGAGTTTAGAAGAGCAACATCAAATCTTGTCTATATCCCAGCAGAAATTAAAATTATCGGAAAATTCTGGCTTCGGTACACCAGGCAAAGCAGTAATGCAGGACGGCTCCACCCCCAATGATGATGCACCAGAGTTGAATGTGACATCGACCCAGGTTCATCAATTACAGAGACAAATCAGGATTGCTCAAGATGCAAGCAAAGACACGGAAGAGCAAGTAAAAACTATTTCTGAACTTAAACAACAAGTTCTTGTGTTACAGGAAGAAAAAAAACAACTCCATATTCAGTTGAAAAATCAGCAGAATGCGTTGCCAACTTCAAATTCTGTTCTAGAGGGGAAACTTGATGCCAATGGGGATAACACCAACGATGTCACTACAAGAATTCAATGTAGTTCTTCAGACACCCCACTTGGGGCTGAAACAGTAGGAGGACTAAAATTATTTCCAAGCAAAAGTGAAACCTCTGAATTCTCTGAGTCAGACGAAAAATTTCAAAGTGAGTTGGCTTCAAATGTTACTGTAAGTGGTGACACAAACTTTGATTTCAGTACCCATAAAGAAATATTTCAGATCCCTCGTGCTATAGAAGACACTGAACACAGAGTGAGTGAGGTCGGTACTCAAGTTAACATAGAAGACTTAGGTTTGTTACCTGTAGCGCACCCCAATGCAGTCAAACTTTCTAATAAAGAACCAAATATTATACCAGAGAATCAACTTAAAGGGGGAACTCAGGAACCCAATGTAGAACAAGAAGGTATGGTCCCTAAAGATAATGGGATTTTTCCCTCCTCAAATAAACTGGAAGAAGACTCATCTAGGCATTTTGAAAAGAAACACCTTCAAGACCAAACAAAGGCACACGATACAAGAAATCAGCCAATAATTATTCATCTGGGAGCCACTGAACAAGAACGTGAGCTCCTAGAACTAACTGAGTCAAAACCAATGTGCAAACATGAAATCAAGCCAGATCTCCGACCTGTCACCCAGTCGGTGAATTGCGGGGATTGTGGTGCAGACGTGAGGGACACAATTGTAATAGAGACGCAGAGTTTAGGGGTCAATACAGATCGCATCACTGTCCGTGATACAGCAGCTTTGGCAACTGTTGTCACGAGCGACAAAGCAACAGATGCTACAGTCAGGATGTGCAGCAAGGCTGTCGAGACTGAGCACGGATCGTTCTTGCACTGCACGTGTCACGTAGTCAGTAAACTTACCAAGGTGAACAGAGAACACACTGTGGCGTGTGATAGCAATGCAGAGAGCGATTCTAACAGAGTGAGAAACATGAAGACCTGTTCTGCTGATGGGGGCAGTGCCGTGAAAAACAATGGGGAAGAATATCCAGTTGTTGGAAGCCCACATCGTGTATGTGAAAAAGATGTCGATACCCTGCTTTCCTACCATGCCTTTCCCCAGCCTGAATCCCAGACAATTTCAACAAAGCCTGAATTAGCCCAAAGCATTCAAAAGGTTGAGGAACTTTTGTGCAAGCAGCAATCGTTTTTGGAGCAAAACTATCCTGAGTTGGCCCAGAATTTTAAAAAGCTTTGTTCGAGTATCGGGACCCTCAGTGTTCAACTGATAAATTCTCTTCAGCCATCAACCTCATCACCTCCGACATTTCACCCATCAGAACAGAACTCTGATAAAAAGGAATGCCAACCAG AAACTGAAACTGTGCATTATGTGGAGACGTCACCATCATCCTCTGAACCTCTGGACTACAGGACCCACCGCCAGCTGCAAATGTGCATCAGTGATGCAG CTACGTTTCAATCCACATCTCTTAAATCTATTATGAAAAAAAGCAGTGGAAATAACAAATCAGATGGTTCACCAGCCAAAAAAAATCTTCAGTTCATTGGTGTGAATGGCGG ttaCGAAACCACATCAAGTGAAAATTCCAACTCGGAAGGAAGCTCAGAGAGCGAATCGGAGAAGGAAGGTGTCAACGCAAGAGACCAAGGGCAACATGCTGACAACAAAGCAGCACTATGTCCAGAATCAGAGCGAGCAGGACCTGAAGAGATCCAGCCAACAGCAAGCGATGCTGCAGCCACAAGTATGCAAGACTGCACAAAAAG CCTTGAATGGAACCCTAGTCTCATTTTGGCTTGTCAAAACCTGAAGGGTCATCTCAGTGAGCTGGAAGCCACAAATGACAAAGGCATG AGGCATAATTTGACCACAGTTCAGTGGGAATGGTTTAGGATTTCCAGTCAGAAATCTGCAGCTTCTGACAGAGTTCAAGCCTTTCTCGAAAAACTCCACGAAGTGTCACCAGAACTACTTCACTTCATTGTGAACTTAGCAGATGACAATCAGAACACCGCTCTCCATTACAGCATCTCACACTCCAACTTCCACATTGTGAGGCTCCTGCTGGACACAG GTGTGTGCAACGTGGACCATCAGAACAAGGCGGGGTACACTGCGTCCATGCTGGCTTCCTTGGCTTCTGCTGAAGCACATGAAGAGGTGGCGGTGGTTAAGCAGCTGCTTCATTTGGGAAATGTCAACATTCAAGCCAGCCAG GCAGGGCAGACTGCATTAATGCTGGCAGTCAGTCACGAAAGGACAGATATGGTCACAGCTCTCCTCTCCAGCGGGGCCAACGTGAACATTCAAGATACTGATGGATCAACAGCCCTGATGTGTGCAAGTGAGAATGGTCATGTGGAGATAGTTAAACTCCTTTTGGCTCAGCCTGGATGTAACTCTGCACTAACCGATAAA
- the LOC116977576 gene encoding KN motif and ankyrin repeat domain-containing protein 1-like isoform X3: MSEVLQSPDHSANIKLPEMCATADNKTQSPYSVETPYGFRLDLDFLKYVDDIEKGNTIRKVHIHKKARQPKYSTLPRNFSVPDTRLSTSESRSCRKYGDNWMTTPSQVPMNRYKGASSQELLRSSPCSYDPASSQPNMYECRSKKTPPDARSNLEENGLSPQSCLKPPFLRASSMPVDFKELSLEEQHQILSISQQKLKLSENSGFGTPGKAVMQDGSTPNDDAPELNVTSTQVHQLQRQIRIAQDASKDTEEQVKTISELKQQVLVLQEEKKQLHIQLKNQQNALPTSNSVLEGKLDANGDNTNDVTTRIQCSSSDTPLGAETVGGLKLFPSKSETSEFSESDEKFQSELASNVTVSGDTNFDFSTHKEIFQIPRAIEDTEHRVSEVGTQVNIEDLGLLPVAHPNAVKLSNKEPNIIPENQLKGGTQEPNVEQEGMVPKDNGIFPSSNKLEEDSSRHFEKKHLQDQTKAHDTRNQPIIIHLGATEQERELLELTESKPMCKHEIKPDLRPVTQSVNCGDCGADVRDTIVIETQSLGVNTDRITVRDTAALATVVTSDKATDATVRMCSKAVETEHGSFLHCTCHVVSKLTKVNREHTVACDSNAESDSNRVRNMKTCSADGGSAVKNNGEEYPVVGSPHRVCEKDVDTLLSYHAFPQPESQTISTKPELAQSIQKVEELLCKQQSFLEQNYPELAQNFKKLCSSIGTLSVQLINSLQPSTSSPPTFHPSEQNSDKKECQPETETVHYVETSPSSSEPLDYRTHRQLQMCISDAATFQSTSLKSIMKKSSGNNKSDGSPAKKNLQFIGVNGGYETTSSENSNSEGSSESESEKEGVNARDQGQHADNKAALCPESERAGPEEIQPTASDAAATSMQDCTKSLEWNPSLILACQNLKGHLSELEATNDKGMVCATWTIRTRRGTLRPCWLPWLLLKHMKRWRWLSSCFIWEMSTFKPARQGRLH; the protein is encoded by the exons ATGTCGGAAGTTCTTCAGTCACCAGATCATTCAG ccaacaTTAAGTTGCCTGAGATGTGTGCCACTGCAGACAATAAGACGCAATCCCCATATTCAGTGGAAACTCCGTATGGATTCCGCCTGGATCTGGATTTTCTGAAGTACGTCGATGACATAGAGAAAGGAAATACCATCAGGAAGGTTCACATACATAAGAAAGCAAGGCAACCAAAATACAGCACATTGCCAAGGAATTTCAGTGTCCCAGACACCCGGTTGTCCACGTCTGAGTCTCGGTCCTGTAGGAAGTATGGGGACAACTGGATGACAACTCCTTCACAGGTACCCATGAACAGATATAAAGGGGCCAGTAGCCAGGAACTATTGAGAAGTTCTCCATGTAGCTATGATCCAGCTTCGTCACAACCCAACATGTATGAATGCAGATCGAAAAAAACTCCACCTGATGCCAGGAGTAATTTGGAGGAGAATGGGCTATCTCCACAAAGCTGTCTGAAACCTCCCTTTCTTCGGGCTTCCAGCATGCCAGTTGATTTCAAGGAGTTGAGTTTAGAAGAGCAACATCAAATCTTGTCTATATCCCAGCAGAAATTAAAATTATCGGAAAATTCTGGCTTCGGTACACCAGGCAAAGCAGTAATGCAGGACGGCTCCACCCCCAATGATGATGCACCAGAGTTGAATGTGACATCGACCCAGGTTCATCAATTACAGAGACAAATCAGGATTGCTCAAGATGCAAGCAAAGACACGGAAGAGCAAGTAAAAACTATTTCTGAACTTAAACAACAAGTTCTTGTGTTACAGGAAGAAAAAAAACAACTCCATATTCAGTTGAAAAATCAGCAGAATGCGTTGCCAACTTCAAATTCTGTTCTAGAGGGGAAACTTGATGCCAATGGGGATAACACCAACGATGTCACTACAAGAATTCAATGTAGTTCTTCAGACACCCCACTTGGGGCTGAAACAGTAGGAGGACTAAAATTATTTCCAAGCAAAAGTGAAACCTCTGAATTCTCTGAGTCAGACGAAAAATTTCAAAGTGAGTTGGCTTCAAATGTTACTGTAAGTGGTGACACAAACTTTGATTTCAGTACCCATAAAGAAATATTTCAGATCCCTCGTGCTATAGAAGACACTGAACACAGAGTGAGTGAGGTCGGTACTCAAGTTAACATAGAAGACTTAGGTTTGTTACCTGTAGCGCACCCCAATGCAGTCAAACTTTCTAATAAAGAACCAAATATTATACCAGAGAATCAACTTAAAGGGGGAACTCAGGAACCCAATGTAGAACAAGAAGGTATGGTCCCTAAAGATAATGGGATTTTTCCCTCCTCAAATAAACTGGAAGAAGACTCATCTAGGCATTTTGAAAAGAAACACCTTCAAGACCAAACAAAGGCACACGATACAAGAAATCAGCCAATAATTATTCATCTGGGAGCCACTGAACAAGAACGTGAGCTCCTAGAACTAACTGAGTCAAAACCAATGTGCAAACATGAAATCAAGCCAGATCTCCGACCTGTCACCCAGTCGGTGAATTGCGGGGATTGTGGTGCAGACGTGAGGGACACAATTGTAATAGAGACGCAGAGTTTAGGGGTCAATACAGATCGCATCACTGTCCGTGATACAGCAGCTTTGGCAACTGTTGTCACGAGCGACAAAGCAACAGATGCTACAGTCAGGATGTGCAGCAAGGCTGTCGAGACTGAGCACGGATCGTTCTTGCACTGCACGTGTCACGTAGTCAGTAAACTTACCAAGGTGAACAGAGAACACACTGTGGCGTGTGATAGCAATGCAGAGAGCGATTCTAACAGAGTGAGAAACATGAAGACCTGTTCTGCTGATGGGGGCAGTGCCGTGAAAAACAATGGGGAAGAATATCCAGTTGTTGGAAGCCCACATCGTGTATGTGAAAAAGATGTCGATACCCTGCTTTCCTACCATGCCTTTCCCCAGCCTGAATCCCAGACAATTTCAACAAAGCCTGAATTAGCCCAAAGCATTCAAAAGGTTGAGGAACTTTTGTGCAAGCAGCAATCGTTTTTGGAGCAAAACTATCCTGAGTTGGCCCAGAATTTTAAAAAGCTTTGTTCGAGTATCGGGACCCTCAGTGTTCAACTGATAAATTCTCTTCAGCCATCAACCTCATCACCTCCGACATTTCACCCATCAGAACAGAACTCTGATAAAAAGGAATGCCAACCAG AAACTGAAACTGTGCATTATGTGGAGACGTCACCATCATCCTCTGAACCTCTGGACTACAGGACCCACCGCCAGCTGCAAATGTGCATCAGTGATGCAG CTACGTTTCAATCCACATCTCTTAAATCTATTATGAAAAAAAGCAGTGGAAATAACAAATCAGATGGTTCACCAGCCAAAAAAAATCTTCAGTTCATTGGTGTGAATGGCGG ttaCGAAACCACATCAAGTGAAAATTCCAACTCGGAAGGAAGCTCAGAGAGCGAATCGGAGAAGGAAGGTGTCAACGCAAGAGACCAAGGGCAACATGCTGACAACAAAGCAGCACTATGTCCAGAATCAGAGCGAGCAGGACCTGAAGAGATCCAGCCAACAGCAAGCGATGCTGCAGCCACAAGTATGCAAGACTGCACAAAAAG CCTTGAATGGAACCCTAGTCTCATTTTGGCTTGTCAAAACCTGAAGGGTCATCTCAGTGAGCTGGAAGCCACAAATGACAAAGGCATG GTGTGTGCAACGTGGACCATCAGAACAAGGCGGGGTACACTGCGTCCATGCTGGCTTCCTTGGCTTCTGCTGAAGCACATGAAGAGGTGGCGGTGGTTAAGCAGCTGCTTCATTTGGGAAATGTCAACATTCAAGCCAGCCAG GCAGGGCAGACTGCATTAA